TCGTAATGTTGAGAAGATTAAGCGAGGCGCTGATGCGGCGTATCCAGAAAAATTACAGAAGCATTGTCGGGATCAATGCTACTTTGATACTGCTTGGAGTCACAGGAATCCTGCAGCCTACGACGTCTGCACTGCTTCATAATATGTCTACGCTGACGATCAGCCTGACCAATATGAAAAACTTACTGGATGAAAACTAGTTATTGAGAAAAAATCGATAATAACCCTCTTGATTTTTTGAAATAGTTCCTATAGAATAAAACTAAGGTTAGTTACAACTAACAAACGGGAACACACAGGAAAATTCAGGAGGTGCGTATGAGTATTGTTATTATCGGAGGACATGACCGAATGGTCTGTCAGTATAAAAAAGTATGTCAGAAATATCAGTGTAAAGCAAAAGTGTTCACACAGATGTCAGGAAATCTGTCCAAAAAGATAGGAACTCCGGATCTGGTCGTTTTATTCACAAACACTGTTTCGCACAAAATGGTGCGGTGTGCAGTGGAAGAAGCAGGCCGCTGCAATGCAGAGATCATCCGCTGCCATACAAGCAGCAAAAACGCACTGGAAGATATCCTGGAAACTGCCTGTGCAGCAGTGTAAAAACGATCAGCTTCAAAAGAGCAAGATAGAAGAGAAATATAGAAAAATGTACAAAAAAGAGAGTATACGATACGAAATATGTATGGTATACTCTCTTTTGATATGAAAAAATGAGGGATGAGGGACATGAACATCAGAAAAAACTATAATCATACATTGAATGCCTGTTACCTTGGCTATATTACCCAGGCAATCGTGAACAATTTTGCACCGCTTCTGTTTCTGACATTTCAGAGTACATATGAGATTTCGCTGGATAAGATCGCACTTTT
This window of the Mediterraneibacter gnavus ATCC 29149 genome carries:
- a CDS encoding DUF2325 domain-containing protein, encoding MSIVIIGGHDRMVCQYKKVCQKYQCKAKVFTQMSGNLSKKIGTPDLVVLFTNTVSHKMVRCAVEEAGRCNAEIIRCHTSSKNALEDILETACAAV